A genome region from Ursus arctos isolate Adak ecotype North America unplaced genomic scaffold, UrsArc2.0 scaffold_18, whole genome shotgun sequence includes the following:
- the LOC113260358 gene encoding olfactory receptor 13C7-like → MGRTNQSSVTEFVLLGLSDYPELEAIYFVLVLCMYLVILLGNGVIIIVSVCDTHLHTPMYFFLSNLSFLDICYTSSSIPLFLSSFLMSKKTISFSGCGVQMFLSFAMGATECVLLSMMAFDRYVAICNPLRYSIIMSKTSYVPMAAGSWIAGVVNSVLQTSLAMRLPFCGDNVINHFTCEILAVLKLACADISMNVISMVVANIIFLVVPVLFIFVSYVFILSTILRIPSAEGKLKAFSTCSAHLTVVIIFYGTILFMYAKPKAKDSSGADKVQVTDKIISLFYGVVTPMLNPLIYSLRNKDVKEAVKNVLCRKCSSEGM, encoded by the coding sequence atggGAAGGACCAATCAGTCTTCTGTGACAGAATTTGTCCTTTTGGGACTTTCTGACTATCCAGAACTTGAGGCCATTTATTTTGTGCTGGTCCTATGTATGTACCTGGTGATCCTGCTGGGAAATGGAGTCATCATCATTGTAAGTGTCTGTGACACCCACCTGCAcactcccatgtactttttcctcagtAACTTATCATTCTTGGATATTTGTTATACCAGTTCTTCTATTCCCCTATTTCTCAGCAGCTTCTTAATGTCAAAGAAAACCATTTCCTTCTCTGGATGTGGAGTGCAaatgtttctctcctttgctATGGGAGCCACAGAGTGTGTCCTTCTAAGCATGATGGCATTtgaccgctacgtggccatctgTAACCCTCTGAGATACTCCATTATTATGAGCAAGACTTCATATGTGCCCATGGCTGCTGGGTCCTGGATTGCAGGAGTTGTCAATTCTGTGTTGCAAACCTCTCTTGCAATGCGGCTTCCTTTCTGTGGGGATAATGTCATTAATCATTTTACTTGTGAAATCTTGGCTGTCTTAAAATTGGCCTGTGCTGATATCTCCATGAATGTTATTAGCATGGTTGTTGctaatataatttttcttgtgGTCCCggtacttttcatttttgtttcctatgttttcattctctccaCCATCCTGAGGATTCCTTCTGCAGAGGGGAAGCTCAAAGCCTTCTCCACTTGCTCCGCCCACTTAACAGTGGTGATTATATTCTATGGAACCATCCTCTTCATGTATGCAAAACCCAAGGCTAAAGACTCTTCCGGTGCAGACAAGGTACAAGTCACAGACaaaatcatctctctcttctATGGAGTTGTGACACCTATGCTCAATCCCCTCATCTATAGTTTGAGGAACAAAGATGTGAAGGAAGCTGTGAAGAATGTACTCTGTCGGAAATGCTCCTCAGAGGGAATGTGA